From the Telopea speciosissima isolate NSW1024214 ecotype Mountain lineage chromosome 9, Tspe_v1, whole genome shotgun sequence genome, the window ACCTCCTAAGAAGGGTTGAGCTTAGAAGTGGAACAAGCACAGACTTCTAGGCTAAATTAAGAAAATTCCTTTCTTTCAGACTCGGGGCACCAAGGGACTGCTAGATTAGGGACAGTAACAAAGCATGTAAAGGGGAGcaaaaagctaaaaaaaaagGCTTTAGAACCCAAAAATTTTGATCCTAAATGAATGAGAAGGATTCCTTATGGAACCCAGAAATTTTGATCTTAAATGAATAAAGAGGGttcccaataaagggaagggttAAAAGTGATTCACATATCACTTTATGATATGCAGATCCATAGATCACTTTAGTGATCCATTGATCATTCCACGGATTCATGGATAGATCAATTTGTGATCTCGCGAATGACCCGCAATGTGATTTCGAGCTTTGATTCACGTTCGAACATCCAATTTTTTCATGCAATATACCTTTGGAATCATATTTTTGGGCACTATATAATAGTGTAGGTGATGGTCCATATTTTCTCtacaaatattttaaaattcaagAGAAGTGTTAACACCAGTGTTGGAGGGAATTTTGGCAGTCTTTTTTGTTTATGCTGCTTCTGCACTATTGGCTAATGTCAAAGTGTTTTGCATTCAAAGTTATTTATCCGAACCTTATCAGAGTCATGGCATTGAATGCTTGGTGGTTATATGGgtgagtccttcttgagagagataagATGTCAATCCACGTCCTGTTGTTGTCATCGCCGAGGGGTATGACAAAATTCAACATCTATAAAATGCctctctttggccgaggcctctGCACCAGCCAAAGGGTAAAGAGAAAGGAGCATCTGATTTTTACACCTAGAGCATGTACTGCCAACACCCTACTCAGTAGTGAGAAGGTGCAATGCGAAATTATGAACAATAAAACCAAACTTGGTAAAAATTGATCAGTTAAATCATGGACCACTAGAAGACCGGAAAACATGCAAGTTGCCTACTATTAGGCTAAAAAAATGTAGATTGCCTTCCATATGGCTGAAAATATGCAAACTAGTAATGTTCATATAATCTTCCACAACATAGaaaaacattcaaagggttatttatttatagtgctttaccaaaaaaaaaatttatttatggtGGGGTTTGGAGGATACTCCCTATTGGCAGCCCCACAACTATAAGGCTTTTTGAATGACAGTTCCTATTGGTAGCCTGACTAGCTATAAACCTAGGGATTTCGCAGGGCACTTCCTATTGGCAGCCCTATGTCTATAAACCTAAGGGTTTCAGAGGACACTCCCTATTGCCAGCCCTAAAGCTATAAACCTAAGGATTTCAGAGGATACTTCCTATTGGAAGCCCTATGGCTATAAACCTAAGGGTTTCAAAGGATACTCCCTATTGACAGCCTTGATGACTATAACCTAAGGGCATTTGATGATTGAGGATCAAAGGTAATAACGGTGGTCAAACGACATTGGCATGGTACTCCTCGCCGACCGATCTCTAGTTACAAACCTGAGGGGGAAGGAACGATGCCCTTCGGATGATGATGGAAACAGTAGTGATTTGGACACCCTTTGGCCGATCACAGATGCAAGAGGGTGACATGGCACCACTTGACCGATTAACTTCACTAGAGAatgatggataatgaggtgagTTAGTGTTGTATGGCTGATTATGGATGCAGATGAGTGATTTGACACCACTCTGCCTATCGTAGAAGTACGACAATGAGCACTCTTATAGGAATGGTAGGATTGATTTGGCGTCCTTTGATCGATCACGTAAATATGACTGACAGGACACCATTCGGCTGATCACGGGAGTATGTGAGTGATTCGACATCCCTTCAACCGATTACGAATGCTGGTATTATGGAGCGACACCCTTCAGTCAATCCAAGAAAATGGAACTTTGCAGCAACACTCTTCGGTTGGTCCATGGACATGATATGTGGAAAGACATCCATCGGTCGATCCCAGAGAATGGAACATTGGAGAGATACCCTTCGGTTGATCCAAGAAAAATGGTATGGTTTTGGCCAATATAATTcatatgtgatttttttttatgagaaagcAATGTTTTGACCTGAAATCGACTGACTACAATCTAATACAAGTGATACGTATTATAATCGGCGGCGATATCAGTGGCAATTGATACCATCACCAATTCTATGAACTAAATCAATGCGGATGTGTCACCAGGTCATGTATGACTCATTACAACGACTAATGGTTTTTATTATGGACCAACAACTAATTTATTAATTGGCAGAGCAATAGAGTATGGCATTCTTATAATAATCTTGAATGAACTATGAATTGCTTATAGATATAATGGAGAGATGGATTCGTTATTTCATCTAGTGAGGCTGACAGTGTTAAGTCTATCACCGTTAGGTGGGACAGCCTttgcaagcccaaaaaagaaggtGGTCTTGGGATCCGTCATCTAAGGCATATAAATTTGGCGTTTTGTTATCTAAATTGGCCTGGTCGATAAAGACAGACAATTCGGTTTTTGCAGCTTTCATGCGAGGGAGATTAGTTAAAACCAATAGTTCTCCTAAAAAAGTAATAGGATCCTCAATGATTCTTCCTGGGCTTCGCAAGGTTTGGGAGTTTGTTTGCTTGGTAGAACATTGGGTGGTTGGCAATGGAAACTCCATTAAATTCTGGTATGACAAATGGATTGGGAACCAAATTGTTGAGGATTTAATGCAGCCTTCTCAGATTCCCCGCTCCCTCTTTGCGTTAGTCTCTGATTTATGGTGGAGGGAGTTTGGGATTTCCCGGAGACCATGGTCCCAGCTCtgcaaaatattttttcttgaatCCAAAGCGTGGATATCTTGGATACTAGCAGCTGCGATTGCCGTGTATGGGCTCACACCAGTTCTGGTATTTTTTCAGTGGTATCGGCTTAGGATGCTTTAAGAATCAAGGTTGCTCCTACTGAGTGGGGTTGGGCGATTTGGCAGAGATGTTTGCAATCTCGTTCCTCTATTTTTGGGTGGCATTTGGTGCATGGAGCTCTCCCAACTGATGACAAAGTGCGTTGCAGGGCAGTAGCACTGGTGTCTAGGTGTGAGCTTTGTGGGGATGATTGAGAATCTggaaatcatattttttttggattatgcTTTTTCGAGCAATATTTGGAGGGAAGTTCTTTATTACTTCAATGAAAGCTGGTGCTGGTTTCCTTCTATtgaacttttcttttcttggtggCGAAGAAAATTAAAGGTCATTCCCCTGCCCAAAGTCTGGGGGCCTCTCATCATCATTATCTGTCACCAGATATGATTGGAGCGTAACTGGCGGTGTTATGACAATCTGAAAagaacccattcccaagtggTGAATTTGTGCTTCAGAGAGGTCTCGAATTGTTCCAGTATTGAAGGGGCGAAGGTCAACTCAGTACACGATCTGATCCTTGCTAGAAAGTTGCGAGTTGCTATCACCAAATCACCAGCAAAAAATATTATTGAGGTAAAGTGGAAACATCCTCCTACAGGTTGGTGGAAATTAAACATTGACAGTTCCTCTTTGGGAAATCCAGGATCTACAGGAGCTGGTGGGATTTTCAGGAGCCACTTTGGCACCCCAATTAGATGTTTCGCTTCCTTTCAAGGGGTTGGAACTAATTTCATGGCTGAGATGGCAGCTTTTATGGTGGGAATAAAGGAAGCTTGGGAGTTATGCGTCTCCAAGCTCTGGATTAAAAGTGACTCTACAGCTACAGTTACTGCAATCCTCTCCTGTAAGATCCCTTGGTGTTTATTGCAATGTTGGTGGTCAatttctcctttccttgattCTATTCAGTGGAGAATCACACATTGCTATAGGGAAGCTAATGTGGCAGCAGATGCTTTAGCAAACTATGCGGCCAAAGGAAATTTTCAAACATTTGGCATGCTACTCCTATCTTCATTTCTCAAGCTGTCTCATGGGATGCTGATGCAGGCATACAATCAGTAGTAGAAGATGTGGAAGCCATGCTCAATCACCCAAAAACTCTCCGACGGTCTGAAAGGATAAGGGCTCAAGTTCAACGTGGCTAATTGGGCTGAATGCTTAGCTGTTGCAATAAGGATTCTTACCTAGTTATCTTTCTATATTTTCATAGAATCCTATTTAATATAGTATGATTTTAGAAGGAGGTGGAGTGGGAGTCTTGCAGGGGTGTTTCAAAAGGAGGTGGAGTCGTTTGAAGATgcagatgatgaggatgatcaGCATCCTCCGTGTGGGAGGGGTGTGGTTGCTTGGGTTGGGGAGGACTCAACGGTGGTGCCACCTACCATTAGGGGTGGGAAGCCTTTTGCAGATGCTGTCGGGAAGGCTATCCTCTCGGACGTAGCAACTCTTCCAAGCCCTATTCATGAAGGGGGTGTTACTAGAGTGAAGATCCCTCAAGGAGCTTACGAAGCCCAGATTCAAAGGTTCAAATTTTCTCTAATAGGTCAGCTTAATCTGCAGCAAATGTCTTTTGCTCAGTTGTGTTCTATGATCAAGGACTTGTGGAGACTGAAAGAGTCAGTGGACGATCCCGATTGGAAAAGGTTTTATTAATTTTCGATTCTCTTCGGAGTCGGACATGTCCTTGATCTGGCGGAGAAGTCCAATTAAGATTGGATCTCAGATTATTCAGTTTCAAAGATGGTGACTGGATTTCAATGTCAATGGCAGTCACCAGTCTCGTAAACTGGTTTGGGTTAGGTTCCTAGATTTGCCGTATGAATAGTGGCACCCGAACATTCATTTGTCCATGGAGAAAGCATTGGGTACCCCTGTCACCCTGGATAGGCGTACTAGAGAAGGGACGGCTGGTCAATTCGTTAGAGTGCTTGTGGATATTGGGGTTTCTGCAGATCAATTGGAGGAGGTCATGGTGGAGTGTCAACATGCTGGGTCTTCCGTGAGGTTCTGGTTCAAGCAGCTTGTTAACTATGAAGATAACTTGCTTCATTATGGTTACTGTAGAAAGGTTGGACACGCTTTTAGCAATTGTAAGGAGAGGGTGCAGGTTGAACAGTCTAAGGCTACCCGTGAGGCTTGTAATGAGCATGAAGGAGGACGGGGCGTTGATGCGACAGGGGTCATGTCCAGGCCAATCTCGCCTTTTTGAGGGATGATGGAAGGTCCAGAAGTGCCTCGTTGGCTGGTTCTTTTGTGCCGGATTCTCAGTTCTCCGGTGGTGGTGAAGATGGCGTTGCAAATTAAGAAAGTTCTTCCCATTCTAGGGACGATGAGGATTGTGCTGCTTTGGTAGAGGAGAGATAATCATTCCCTAATTGTGCGCCCTCATTTAAAAAGTAACACTATTCTTACTCCAACTCAATATCCTCTTGGGATTCTTGATGAGGTGGTAGATCCTTCTAGGAGTGCTAACCATGCATCTCCCTTGGGGAGATTTCCTTCTCAAATTGTGGCTATGGGTATGGATATGGCCCATGAAACTGGGCATGGATTGGGTCAAGGTGGTAGGACTATGGGCCATGGCCGGGTTGTCACCAATCAAGGCTCTAGTTCGGTGAGGCTTGGTGGGGTGGCGGTAGGTGGGCGTGCTAGGGGTGGTTCCATTAAAGTTCATCTTCCGGTGGGGGAGGCTCATGTCGTGGACACCATTGCACCTACGACTCTCATTCATGGTATGGTGGTGGTTCATACGGATGAGGTCGCTCAGACTGATCTGGCCCTGGCTGTTATGGAGTGGCCTGGTATGCAGGCTCAACCGAAGCAGCGTAAAGGGAAGAAGTCGAGTGAGGTGGAGGTTACGGCTCATAAATGGTCTGACCGTTTAGCATCTAAATCTGTAGTTATCCAATGAAAGCTCTTTTTTGGAATATTAGAGGTGTGAAGAAGAGCGCTGCTTGGGTGGCGCTGGCATCTATCTTGACAAAGTTTTCCCCGGATGTTTTTTATGTATAGCTGAGCCTAAGATTGAGGTGATTCGTTGCCCTACCCTATTTTTTAAAGCTGGGTTATGTTGCTTATGTTATTCATAATGAGAGGGTTGATATGGTTCCTAACTTGTGGGTGATCTGGAGACTGGGGCTAAGTAAGCCTGgggttatctctctctctcggatcaacaactttctatttcagttttgcAGATTGGTgctcttatttttttgtcttttgtgcATGCCAGCTGCTTTAGGGCGAGACGCATGGATTTATGGCTAGATCTTGGTGGCTTGAATGTTATTTCAGACCCTTGGATGGTGGTTGGGGACTTCAATGTGTCTCTTCTCATGGCAACTTTTCTCTGGGATTGGCCCTAGAGTTTGGGCCATGGTGGACTCTTGTGATCTTCTGAAGGTTTCTTCTCAAGGGAATAAACTTACTTGGTCAAATAATAGGAAAAGTGGGCATGTGAATGCTGTTCTCGATAAAGCTTTTTGTAATGCGAAATGGATGGAGTATTTTAATTCGTGCAGTCAGCTTGTTCTTCACAGGGTGGCGTCTGATCACTCACCAGTTTTCCTTGCTTTGGTAGGGTCTAAAAAGCCTAAGAATgcccccttttgttttcacaAATTTTGGATGGAGGATCAGGGCTTTCTGGAGGTGGTGAAGAATTCTTGGTCTCAGCTTGTGAGGGGATcccctttctttattttgaacCAGAAGCTCAAAAGATTAAAACTAATCTTGAGGTCCTGGGCTCGGGAAGTTTTCCATAACTTTGATGTAGCTCTTAAGGATGCTAAGGCGGCTTTAGAAGATGTGCAAGAAGCGATGGAGGTCATTAGCATGAATGATTCCATGTTTGGGCTGGAGGCTAACGCCAAGACCAACTTTCTCTGTTCTCTGAGAAATAGTGAAAAGCTGTGGCAAGAGAAATCTAGGAATGAATGGTTGAAAGAGAGTGATAGAAATTCAAAGTTTTTTCACCTTTCCACCTTGATCAGGAGGGTTAAATGCTAGATTCGCTGTCTTAAGGATTCCTTGGGCGGTTTGTTGTTAGACCCCGCAGGTTTGTCTAACCATGTTGTggatttcttcaaaaatttccaCAAGGTTGTTCCTCTGGAGGAGCACTTAGACCTTTTAGATGTCATTCCTTCATCCCTTGAAGCTGCTGACGTGGTGAAATTGGATACAATCCCCTCTCTAGAAGAGATTAGGAGGGTGATTGGGGACTTGGACCCTGACAGTACGCCTGGGCCAGACGACTTTAATGGGGCTTTTTACCGGTGGAATTGGGACATCATTGAGCCTGATGTTTGCAAGGCGATCTCTAATTTCTTCAGAGAAAGTATCATTCCGAAGGTATAAATAATTGTTTCATTACTCTTATTCCGAAGGTGGAGGGTGCGATCTCTTTAGATAAGTTTCATCCAATTTGTATGGGGAACTTTTCTTGTAAGATTATTTCTAAAATcttagctaataggttaggggACTTTCTGCGTAAGCTTATTTTAGAGGAGCAGGGGGCATTCCAAAAGGGAAAGGTGATTTTTGAAAACATTATCCTGGCATCAGAATTGGCAAACTTAATGCATAAGgctgtcagaggtggaggcatAGGTTTAAAGCTGGACATTCAGAAAGCCTATGATTCTctttcttgggattttctgtTTAAAGTTTTGTGTAGTTTGGCTTCAGTGAGAGATGGGTGAGGTGGCTGCATCAATTGTTGATTTCGACAAGGATCTTAGTCCTATTGAATGGTGGCCCTATGGGTTTCTTTGGTGTTGGTAAAGGTCTACGCCAAGGAGATCCTCTTTCGCCTTTGCTTTTCATTATTGTAGAAGAGGTTCTCTGTAGAGGTCTAAGGAAGCTGATTGAAGACTAGTTGATGCTTCCCTTGAGAGGTCCGAGAGGGGTCCCTACTCTAGGGCACCTCCTCTTCGCTGATGatgtctttattttctttaatggtTCTTTCAAGTGTGTTTGGGCGATGCAAGGTTTCCTGGACAAATACCAGAATTTCTTGGGTCAAAAAATAAACTTGGAGAAAAGTAAGCTCTTCTGTGGTTCCATTTCCCCTTCTCGCAGTAGGCGGATTTCAGATCTTCTTAAGGTTCCTTTATGCAGTCTTCCTACTAATTATCAGGGTGTGGAGATCTTTAGAGGTAGAGTCACGAAGGATAAGGTGATGCCTTTGGTGGATAAATTTAAGAAGCGTTTATCTGGGTGGAAAGGTAAACTTCTCTCTTTAGTGGGCAGGGTGGAGTTGGAGCGTTCAGTGATGCTGAGTGTCCCTGTTCacaatttctctatttattggtGGCCGTCGTCTTGTATCTCTATCATGGAAAAATGGATCAGGAATTTTATTTGGTCAGGTGATATTGAAACCAAGAAAGCGGTCACTGTGAAGTGGGACTTGGTTTGTAAGCCAAGGTCCGAGGGGGGTTTGGGAATCTGAAGGTCGAGAGATATCAATGTGGCTCTATTTTGTAAGCTAGTGCGGTCTAACAAGCATGGCACTTCTATGGCGAGTAATTTCTTTCAGGCCAGATTTGTTTGTGAGGATGGGTCGTTAAAGTGTCATCATATTTGCTCATCTATTTGGCTTGGTATTAAGAGAGTCTGGCCCCTAATTGTGCAGCAGGAAAGGTGGGTCATGGGGGAAGGTTCTTCCATAAAGTTTTGGATAGATTGTTGTTTGGGGGTGATTCAATTACTGCAGCATCTgggttgggtttggatttttttgttggtaagaCCGCCAAGGTAGCTGAGTTTTTGTCGGGTTTTAGGTGGGTGCTGCCGCATGTCAATTCTAGTTTCCTCTCTGATATTTGTATGATTATTAAAAATATCCAGTTGCCTTTGCCTCTTTATAGGGACCTGTGTTTTTGAGGTTTGACGCCCTCTAGGGTGTTCAATGTGCGGTCTGCCTGGGACTGTGCCAGAGTTAAACATTCGAATGTTCTGTGGCATGATGTGATCTGGAACCAGGCCCTtcttcccagacaatccctcTTTGCTTGGCGGGTCATCCTCTAAAGAATTCCTTCAGAGGAGCTGTTGAGATCGAAGGGGATCCCGGTGGTGTCTAGGTGTGAATTGTGTAAGGTTGCTTTTGAGTCAGATGTCCATTTATTCTTGGATTTCTGTTTCTCTAGGCAGGTTTAGGACTGCTAATGTCATTGGTGTGCTTTGGCCAGACTACTCTTCCTTTGAGAAATTGGTTATTTGgtggaaaagaaagggaaagggggtGCCGATGATAGGTGAGTGGCTTGTGGGGTGGTATTGTCCCCTTTGTTTTGTGGGTGGAGCGGAATAGTAGGAAGTTTGATAATCAAGCTAGATCGGCCCTTGCCTGCTTTGGGACAGTTTTGAGTTCTATTAAAGAAATTTCAGCTTCCTTTACGGACCCGGCCATGTCAATCCAAGATCTGGTGTGTGCTAGACACCTCTCAATTCCTACTCTCCCTAAGCCGGCTCGCTCTATTAGAGAGGTGCACTGGTGTCGACCTCCTAAGGGTTTGGAGAAGGTTAATGCTGATGGTAGGTCGTTGGGGAACTCTGGTAGAGTGGGTGTGGGTGGTGTTTTCCAGAATGACCTGGCGGTGCCTATCTTTGCATTTAGTATTTTTCTTGGACCTTCATCCAATTATGTGGCAGAATTTTGGGCTATTTTCACGGTTTTCTAAGGGCAAGGAATTGGGTGTTACCCAATTatggattgaatgtgactcAGTTGTGGTGTGCAAGGCTGTTCAGGGGGGATCTATCCTTGGTTTATTACACAACAGTGGATTGGCCTGTTACCTTTCCTTCAGTCCATTTCTTGGAAAATCACTCATTGTTATTGGGAGGCTAATCCGATTGCAAATCATCTGGCGAGGGCTGCTGCTTCAAGTGGTGATTCTTTGCTTGTAGTGTCTGATTTTGTGTCGGTTGTTAATGCTTTCTTGTTAGAGGATGCTCTAAGGAGATCTCGATTTAGATTTGAGTAGTGGGGGATCTgctgttttcccttttttctggGGAAGGTCCGTGAGGCCTTTGCTTTGTTCTCTATAAtcgtctgggtatgcctggacgttaaatagttgttttttctgttttcttatcAATATAttctttgctgacctttagcaaaaaaaaaaaaagtatgattTTATTCTATTTAGTATGGTATGGGTATGTTCCTAGTTAGTAAACCTCATTAGGCTTGGGGATTGAGATTGGGTTGAGGAAATCCTATAATAAGACctattgtaataaggaagaaggaagaattgaataAAATTGAGTTTGATCTTGCGAGTTCCCTTGTGTTAGCGTGATTTGTCTCCTCCTTGCCGTGTTCGATCCAAACCTGAGCACGAGGTTGCTCCATTCTGGTATCAAAGCTAACAGGGTGCCGAAAGCATGGCTCCCAAGCGTAGGGGAGGTCACACTGGCCGCGTAGAAGACGTCACTTTGAGGGATGAGAATACTCAACTACGACAACAGATTGCTGCAATGAATCTTGAGATGGAGCATTTGCGAATCTCTTCTCGTCATTCTAGTAGATCAGGTAGTACCGTCGGCAGTCCATCATCTTCATCGGGGGAAGACAGACATGCATTTGTTGAGAGACCATTGCGACAACCTGCTTGGGAGGAGCGAATGGTCGACATCCCAGAACATAATGGAATCGAGTCCCCTGACGAACTTGTAGACTGGTTGGCATTGGTGAATGAGGTCTTTAATGCTAGATTAGTACCGGGCGATAAGAAAGTTAGTCTTATTGTCACACAGCTGAGAGGGAAGGCTGTCGCGTGGTGGCAATGAGAGAAACAAACTCGCCGGCATGATGGTCGAAGGCCCGTTACTAGTTGGCGCAAAATGGAAGAATACATTCGCAAGTACTTTTTGCCGGGAACATATAAAAGAGAATTGTATCATCGATTCCAGCATTTGAGGCAAGGTATGAAGACCGTCGAACAGTATACTTCTGAATTTAATGAACTACTGATTCAAAACAATATTGGTGATCCAGAGGAGATGTTAGTAAACAAATATATTGCTGGTTTACAAACTTACATCCAAGAGTTGATTGAAGTCTTGGAAAATTGGGATTTGAGTGATGCCCATCAAAGGGCATTAAAGATTGAACGCTTGTGACAATGGAGGCAACAGTGCTCACCCCCCCAACCTGAACCCAGAGTGGAGTCACCCCATCGAATAGGTTCGGACAGTCCCCCACCACCACCGATAACTGCCCCACTCAGGTAACAAATCTAGGCCAACATTCTATGGCCAATACCCAGTGTTATGCTTGTGGCGAGCTTTGGCACCGAGCTGACTCTTGCCATAGTGTTATTGGCAGGCCCAGCGGTAAAGGCCACCTGGTTGAGAATGAACAAGAGATGATGTTGGAAAGACCCTACATGCTGATATTGGTGAGTTACTCATGATGCGTCGAGTCTTCCTTAGTTTGCGAGTTGAGTTGGAAGACCGATGACTACGATATAACATATTCCACTCAACATGCACTGTTTCCAAGAGGGTGTGTCAAGAAATTGGGCCTACGACGGCATTTTTAAACGCCGctataagcccaaaaaaatgccGCCATAGGATATAACAGCGTTTATAATTTGTGCCGCTGAAATGTCGGCAAAGGTACTGCCATTTTTGTACAacggcattttttttttagtgtgtCTGTGTATGTATCTTTTTCGCGGCGTTTTATAATAAATGCCGTTGGAAAATGTATTACAATGGTGTTTTTTAAGTGTCGTGATAGGTAttgaatttctattcttttgcGGCGTTTTTCAATAAACGCCTGGAAAAGTTTATTACAACGGCATTTAAAAAGTGCCGGTATAGGTATTGAGTTTATACCACTAcaagaaatatgatttttcgcGACGGTAATAAACCGTCGCCAAAAATAGTTTTCTGTCGCTAAAAATATTGGCGACGGTAATTTTAACCGTCGCCAGTCCGTCGGCTAAAGTGATGTCAGGGAAAATAACGACGGTAAAAGTGCTCCCGTCTAGCAAAATTATTTTCGGCGACGCTTTACGTTTCTGtcgctaaaaatatatttttggcgaCGTTTAGTGTTTTTGtcgctaaaaatatatttttggcgaCACATACTTTTTCCTTGctaaaaatttttgttttacGACGGTTTTAATCGTCACTATAAATGTAAATATTAGGCGACGGTCTTTGGTATACCGTCAGgaaaaatctaatttatatgaCGGACATTTAAATAACCGTCAGTACAAATGAATCTTTAGCGAAGGTCATATGTTTACCGTCACCAaaaagcctttttttttccccctatttATTATAAGGTATTCATTGCTTG encodes:
- the LOC122638905 gene encoding uncharacterized protein LOC122638905, coding for MVDSCDLLKVSSQGNKLTWSNNRKSGHVNAVLDKAFCNAKWMEYFNSCSQLVLHRVASDHSPVFLALVGSKKPKNAPFCFHKFWMEDQGFLEVVKNSWSQLVRGSPFFILNQKLKRLKLILRSWAREVFHNFDVALKDAKAALEDVQEAMEVISMNDSMFGLEANAKTNFLCSLRNSEKLWQEKSRNEWLKENPAGLSNHVVDFFKNFHKVVPLEEHLDLLDVIPSSLEAADVVKLDTIPSLEEIRRVIGDLDPDSTPGPDDFNGAFYRWNWDIIEPDVCKAISNFFRESIIPKCVWAMQGFLDKYQNFLGQKINLEKSKLFCGSISPSRSRRISDLLKVPLCSLPTNYQGVEIFRGRVTKDKVMPLVDKFKKRLSGWKGKLLSLVGRVELERSVMLSVPVHNFSIYWWPSSCISIMEKWIRNFIWSGDIETKKAVTVKWDLANPIANHLARAAASSGDSLLVVSDFVSVVNAFLLEDALRRSRFRFE